A DNA window from Massilia putida contains the following coding sequences:
- a CDS encoding response regulator, whose translation MAKTILVVDDSGTMVLSLKNNLEIAGFSVLTAGDGVKGLERLKDGPKPDLIITDINMPNMGGIEFIGKARATPGFRFTPILVLTTESQQARRDEAKRAGATGWMVKPVGGADLLKIVRQVLPGA comes from the coding sequence ATGGCAAAAACCATCCTCGTCGTGGACGATTCCGGCACCATGGTGCTGAGCCTGAAAAACAACCTGGAGATCGCGGGCTTTTCCGTCCTCACGGCCGGCGACGGCGTGAAGGGCCTGGAGCGCTTGAAAGACGGGCCGAAGCCGGACCTGATCATCACCGACATCAACATGCCGAACATGGGCGGCATCGAATTCATCGGCAAGGCGCGCGCCACGCCGGGCTTCCGCTTCACGCCCATCCTCGTGCTCACGACGGAAAGCCAGCAGGCGCGCCGCGACGAAGCCAAACGGGCCGGCGCCACGGGCTGGATGGTCAAGCCCGTCGGCGGCGCCGACCTGCTGAAGATCGTCCGGCAAGTCCTGCCGGGAGCGTGA
- a CDS encoding hemerythrin domain-containing protein, translated as MFSLKKLSPSITDMIRFDHSHVLVTFHQYTRDKRPSVKKALAETICDALEIHATLEEEVFYPVMRPRARDQKVMDKSEPEHDEMRAVIAELRRTDPKSPRHDDLVFQLMRDVQHHVADEETVLLPEAEELLSRDRLSELGAQMTKRRLELVTPKAGKIAANTAIGFSGSTAAIVVGVASALFAARAITRKPV; from the coding sequence ATGTTTTCCCTGAAAAAACTCAGTCCGTCCATCACCGACATGATCCGCTTCGATCACTCGCACGTGTTGGTGACGTTTCACCAATACACCCGCGACAAGCGTCCGAGCGTCAAGAAGGCACTGGCGGAAACGATCTGTGACGCGCTGGAAATCCACGCGACGCTCGAGGAAGAAGTCTTTTATCCCGTCATGCGCCCGCGCGCCCGCGACCAGAAGGTCATGGACAAGAGCGAGCCGGAACACGACGAGATGCGCGCCGTCATCGCCGAACTGCGCCGCACCGACCCGAAATCGCCGCGCCACGACGACCTCGTGTTCCAGCTGATGCGCGACGTCCAGCACCATGTGGCCGACGAGGAAACCGTGCTGCTGCCCGAGGCCGAGGAGTTGCTGAGCCGCGACCGCCTGTCCGAACTGGGCGCCCAGATGACCAAGCGGCGCCTGGAACTGGTGACGCCGAAAGCCGGCAAGATCGCCGCCAACACGGCCATCGGCTTTTCCGGCAGCACGGCCGCCATCGTCGTCGGCGTCGCGAGCGCACTGTTCGCGGCCCGCGCCATCACGCGCAAGCCGGTCTGA
- a CDS encoding methyl-accepting chemotaxis protein, whose product MRVLRSLATRVARAFGTPAAPPDYGAAVAASLRLDHEVGVKLNDAVGRTEASALAIMEQVRGLCDRSAALSVRLHDASAQADAFETDAQAHTGDLVAMADFLARLPERLERDRASIRRIEAEIRGLSDLAASVQGISIQSHMLSINAAIEASRAGQHGQSFKVVAEEMRALAANSHGAAARIGKSLGAIRGMLSEGLQRNAERSSEDVARIAETAEAVSRLQGSFERVRGTYRAGFAEMLAHGEALSAGTAEVLGQLQYQDVVRQCVERLRQAVDRRNGVLEREMATALPAPDRLAALIGDIVEDYLAAESLHGGGADESGMQMIELF is encoded by the coding sequence GTGCGCGTGCTGCGTTCCCTGGCCACCCGCGTGGCCCGCGCATTCGGCACACCGGCCGCCCCGCCCGATTACGGTGCCGCCGTCGCCGCCAGCCTCCGCCTCGACCACGAGGTGGGGGTGAAGCTCAACGACGCCGTCGGACGCACGGAAGCGTCCGCGCTGGCCATCATGGAACAGGTGCGCGGCCTGTGCGACCGCTCGGCCGCCCTTTCCGTGCGGCTGCACGACGCCTCCGCCCAGGCGGACGCGTTCGAGACCGACGCGCAGGCGCACACGGGCGACCTGGTCGCCATGGCGGACTTCCTCGCACGCCTGCCGGAACGGCTGGAGCGCGACCGCGCCAGTATCCGCCGCATCGAAGCCGAGATCCGCGGCCTGTCCGATCTCGCGGCAAGCGTGCAGGGCATCAGCATTCAGTCGCACATGCTGTCCATTAATGCAGCGATCGAGGCGAGCCGTGCCGGGCAGCACGGACAGTCGTTCAAGGTGGTGGCCGAGGAGATGCGGGCCCTCGCCGCGAATTCCCACGGTGCCGCGGCCCGTATCGGCAAGAGTCTCGGCGCCATCCGGGGCATGCTGAGCGAAGGCCTGCAACGGAATGCCGAGCGCTCGTCCGAAGATGTCGCCCGCATCGCCGAGACCGCCGAGGCCGTGAGCCGGCTGCAGGGGAGCTTCGAACGCGTACGCGGCACCTACCGCGCCGGGTTCGCGGAAATGCTGGCGCATGGCGAGGCGTTGTCGGCCGGCACGGCCGAGGTGCTCGGCCAACTGCAATACCAGGACGTCGTGCGCCAATGCGTCGAACGGCTGCGGCAGGCGGTCGACCGCCGCAACGGCGTGCTGGAACGGGAAATGGCGACGGCGCTGCCGGCGCCGGATCGCCTGGCGGCCCTCATCGGGGACATCGTCGAGGACTACCTCGCGGCAGAGTCGCTGCATGGCGGCGGCGCCGACGAGTCGGGCATGCAGATGATCGAATTGTTCTGA